From the Butyrivibrio fibrisolvens genome, one window contains:
- the smpB gene encoding SsrA-binding protein SmpB, which translates to MAEEKIKLVCNNKKAYHEYFIEDKYEAGIELVGTEVKSIRMGRCSLGESFVVIKDGQADLCGMNVSPYEKGNIFNKDPLRVRRLLLHKNEIMKLEQQVKIKGYTIVPLQVYFKKGRVKVEIGLGRGKKLYDKRESDAKRDQQREVEKNYKMRLR; encoded by the coding sequence ATGGCAGAAGAGAAGATAAAGCTGGTATGTAATAACAAGAAAGCATACCATGAGTATTTTATCGAAGACAAATATGAAGCAGGAATAGAACTTGTAGGAACAGAAGTTAAGTCTATACGTATGGGCAGATGCAGTCTTGGAGAGTCCTTCGTAGTGATCAAGGACGGTCAGGCTGATCTGTGTGGAATGAATGTAAGTCCTTATGAGAAAGGCAATATATTCAATAAAGATCCGCTTCGTGTAAGAAGGCTTCTCCTTCACAAGAACGAGATCATGAAGCTGGAACAGCAGGTCAAGATCAAGGGATATACTATAGTTCCTCTTCAGGTATATTTTAAGAAAGGCCGCGTCAAAGTAGAGATAGGCCTTGGTCGAGGCAAGAAGCTCTATGATAAGAGAGAGTCTGATGCTAAGCGCGACCAGCAGCGTGAAGTAGAGAAAAACTACAAGATGCGCTTAAGATAA
- a CDS encoding ABC transporter permease produces the protein MGKKNETGEKIITRKSSLTFGQKLWRNRTLVLMCIPAIIFFIAFSYAPMPGIYVAFVKYNYRKGIFGSNFIGLKNFEFLATSGKLGMLTRNTILYNIAFILLGNFFAVFVAVLLNEIQNKWFKKVSQTMMFLPYFISQVLIGLLVYNLLNYDTGFVNSILKALGTPEEKLFSPYSDPTVWPVLLVVIHLWQSTGYNSVVYFASIMGIDAEIIEAARVDGANAWQKIRYIILPGLRQTVVILLLFAIGGIVKGNFGLFYNIIGTNSLLYPTTDIIETYVYRATMTDFNFSTASAVGLYQSLIGFFMVMFVNFIVKKIDPDYSLF, from the coding sequence ATGGGAAAGAAAAATGAAACGGGCGAGAAGATTATAACTCGTAAATCATCTCTGACATTTGGTCAGAAGCTTTGGAGAAATCGTACGCTGGTTCTTATGTGCATTCCGGCTATTATATTCTTCATCGCATTCAGTTATGCGCCAATGCCCGGTATCTATGTTGCATTCGTCAAATACAACTATCGTAAAGGTATATTCGGAAGTAACTTCATAGGTCTTAAGAATTTTGAGTTTCTCGCTACATCAGGTAAACTCGGAATGCTGACCAGAAACACCATTCTATACAACATTGCATTTATTTTACTTGGTAACTTCTTCGCAGTATTCGTAGCAGTACTTCTAAACGAAATCCAGAATAAATGGTTCAAAAAAGTCTCACAGACAATGATGTTCCTGCCATATTTCATCTCACAGGTTCTCATCGGACTTTTGGTATACAACCTTCTGAACTATGACACAGGTTTTGTTAACAGTATTCTCAAGGCTTTAGGAACTCCTGAAGAGAAGCTCTTTAGTCCATACTCAGATCCGACTGTATGGCCTGTCCTTTTGGTTGTGATCCACCTGTGGCAGTCAACTGGTTATAACTCGGTAGTATATTTTGCCTCCATCATGGGAATAGATGCAGAGATAATCGAGGCAGCAAGAGTAGACGGAGCCAACGCATGGCAGAAGATCAGATATATCATTCTTCCCGGACTTCGCCAGACAGTAGTAATACTCCTCCTGTTCGCTATCGGCGGTATTGTAAAAGGTAACTTCGGTCTGTTCTACAACATAATCGGAACCAACTCACTCCTGTATCCTACAACCGATATCATTGAAACATATGTATATCGTGCTACAATGACTGACTTCAACTTCTCAACAGCATCAGCAGTAGGACTTTATCAGTCACTTATAGGATTCTTCATGGTTATGTTCGTTAACTTCATAGTTAAGAAGATCGATCCGGACTACTCACTGTTCTGA
- a CDS encoding carbohydrate ABC transporter permease has protein sequence MAKKDKKIDYDTYDSSARVKLGTSDYVIRGIGYVFVTLYALACIFPFLLIIGTSFTSEAVIRSAGVQLFPRDFTTEAYDMVLKGGAIWKSYLLTILMTGIGTGAGLIIISMTGYALQRKDFVLRNVISFFIYFTSLFQAGLAPYYILMTQTYHLKDSYFAVLLPLLMSPWLIILMKNFVKSIPFEITESGKIDGAGDMKIFTSLILPMLKPALATIGLFLALGYWNEWYQSSLFLSSKVDAYPLQYMLYKVVNEANSLKNSVAAQFVTVTDLPTNSLKMATAVVATGPIVLLYPFVQRYFIGGITVGAVKG, from the coding sequence ATGGCTAAGAAAGATAAAAAAATCGATTATGATACATATGATTCAAGCGCCAGAGTTAAGCTTGGAACATCGGATTACGTTATACGAGGAATTGGATATGTGTTCGTAACACTGTATGCACTCGCCTGCATATTCCCTTTCCTTCTTATCATCGGAACATCATTTACATCAGAAGCTGTAATAAGATCAGCCGGAGTTCAGCTCTTCCCAAGAGACTTCACAACAGAAGCTTACGACATGGTACTTAAAGGAGGCGCGATCTGGAAATCATACCTTCTTACAATATTAATGACAGGTATTGGAACAGGCGCAGGACTTATCATCATATCAATGACAGGATATGCTCTTCAGAGAAAAGACTTTGTGCTTAGAAATGTAATCTCATTCTTCATCTACTTCACAAGTCTCTTCCAGGCAGGACTTGCGCCATATTACATTCTTATGACACAGACATATCACCTTAAGGACAGCTACTTCGCAGTACTCCTTCCGCTTCTTATGTCACCATGGCTCATCATCCTGATGAAGAACTTTGTTAAGTCTATACCTTTTGAAATAACAGAGTCAGGTAAGATCGATGGAGCAGGAGATATGAAGATATTTACATCTCTTATCCTTCCGATGCTCAAGCCTGCACTTGCAACTATAGGTCTTTTCCTTGCACTTGGTTACTGGAATGAGTGGTATCAGTCATCACTGTTTTTAAGTTCAAAGGTAGATGCATATCCACTTCAATACATGCTCTACAAGGTAGTAAATGAGGCTAACTCACTGAAGAACTCAGTTGCAGCTCAGTTCGTAACTGTAACAGACCTTCCTACCAACTCGCTCAAGATGGCAACAGCAGTTGTAGCTACAGGACCTATCGTACTTCTGTATCCTTTCGTACAGAGATACTTCATCGGCGGTATCACAGTTGGTGCGGTTAAGGGCTAA
- a CDS encoding ABC transporter substrate-binding protein: MKKKLLASLLSLTMVAGLAACGNGGNGSGDTSGSDSAEAVDTSEHVVITYMTTGGKPENSATDDMLAELNKILTEKVNAELQIYYIDWTDYLSVYNLTLAQMDGTVDLVGTATDWLDAWPNAKNGAFLELDEDMLKTYAPQTYASVPAEDWEYCKYDGNIYLIPEDNYAQWTNHGFSYRLDWAKEAGLADGVKSWEDLTTYFKYVKEAYPDVQPWDSDGTQYATMVGGWISSHSNYVSIDGINSGAMWGGTKDDLYTVYSPYVTDTDSLVEFAKLMKEWDEIGVWKTDVLNNTSSDNREDFRVGKTAAEQHHTQTWTDLCSPGHTNNTIFADDEDAEVGFFYFGEETSNVTALSITHGAMAVSAASKNPERALMVYDLIRNDPDCYKLFNYGIEGVQYNVNADGLRETVADADAIVTNYWWGRNDDLEIRDATMNWDAIDALYKEYDNIKIEYPYGQFIPNVDSISTQIDQINEIHTNYMKQIAYGKYSGTAEEIVAEYQQALKDAGIDDVTAELQKQIDALYK, translated from the coding sequence ATGAAAAAGAAATTGCTTGCTTCACTTCTTTCACTCACTATGGTAGCAGGACTTGCAGCTTGCGGCAATGGTGGAAATGGCTCAGGGGATACAAGCGGATCTGATAGTGCAGAAGCTGTCGATACATCAGAGCACGTAGTTATCACCTACATGACAACAGGTGGTAAGCCAGAGAACAGCGCTACAGACGATATGCTTGCAGAGCTTAATAAGATCCTTACAGAGAAGGTTAATGCAGAGCTTCAGATCTACTACATCGACTGGACAGATTACCTTTCAGTTTACAACCTGACACTTGCTCAGATGGACGGAACAGTTGACCTTGTAGGTACAGCTACTGACTGGCTTGATGCATGGCCAAACGCTAAGAACGGTGCTTTCCTTGAACTCGACGAGGACATGCTCAAGACATATGCACCTCAGACATACGCATCAGTTCCTGCTGAGGACTGGGAGTACTGCAAATATGATGGCAACATCTACCTCATCCCTGAAGACAACTATGCACAGTGGACTAACCACGGATTCTCATATCGTCTTGACTGGGCTAAGGAAGCTGGACTTGCAGACGGCGTTAAGAGCTGGGAAGACCTGACAACATATTTCAAGTATGTAAAAGAAGCTTATCCTGATGTACAGCCTTGGGATTCTGACGGTACACAGTACGCTACAATGGTTGGTGGATGGATTTCATCACATTCTAACTATGTTTCAATCGATGGTATCAACTCAGGCGCTATGTGGGGGGGTACAAAGGATGACCTTTACACAGTATACAGCCCATATGTAACAGACACAGATTCACTTGTTGAGTTTGCTAAGCTCATGAAAGAATGGGATGAAATCGGTGTTTGGAAGACAGACGTTCTTAACAACACATCATCTGATAACAGAGAAGACTTCCGTGTAGGTAAGACAGCTGCTGAGCAGCATCACACACAGACATGGACAGACCTTTGCTCACCTGGACACACAAACAACACAATCTTTGCTGATGACGAAGATGCAGAAGTTGGATTCTTCTACTTTGGTGAAGAGACATCTAACGTAACAGCACTTTCAATCACACATGGTGCTATGGCTGTATCAGCTGCTTCCAAGAACCCTGAAAGAGCACTCATGGTTTATGACCTCATCAGAAATGATCCAGATTGCTACAAGCTCTTCAACTATGGTATCGAAGGCGTTCAGTACAATGTAAATGCTGACGGTCTTAGAGAGACAGTAGCAGATGCTGATGCTATCGTAACTAACTACTGGTGGGGCAGAAATGATGATCTCGAGATCAGAGATGCAACAATGAACTGGGACGCTATCGATGCTCTTTACAAAGAGTATGACAACATCAAGATCGAGTATCCTTATGGTCAGTTCATTCCTAACGTAGACTCTATCTCAACTCAGATCGACCAGATCAACGAGATCCACACCAACTACATGAAGCAGATCGCATATGGTAAGTATTCAGGAACAGCTGAAGAGATCGTAGCTGAGTATCAGCAGGCACTCAAAGATGCAGGTATCGATGATGTAACTGCAGAACTTCAGAAGCAGATCGACGCACTTTACAAATAA
- a CDS encoding glycoside hydrolase family 35 protein: MSGIEIKDRFYLDGEEFHLISGAIHYFRVVPQYWEDRLLKLRAMGCNTVETYIPWNMHEPKEGEFVFDGMLDLGKFIELAKSIGLYVILRPSPYICAEWEFGGFPAWLLKEDGMKLRCTYKPYLDHVKRYYDTLMPYIKKYTYDNGGPVIMMQIENEYGYYGDDHEYMKWLYDLIRSYGIEVPLFTSDGPYDDAFRGGKIPGVLQTGNFGSHAKERFDFMKKYVDGPLSCMEFWLGWFDDWGSGFHHTTSVEQNVEDFAYMLDNGNVNIYMFHGGTNFGFMNGSNYYDKLTPDVTSYDYDAVLTEDGQITDKYIAFQKEISKRYGLPEVEVPKPVKRKAYGKIKADGYVSLWDSLDNIADWHESVYPVSMEKLGQSYGFILYHTHLDEIPNMGEIRLMDANDRAKVYVDHENIATMYDRELLEAKKIEPHVETLDKDLDILVENMGRVNFGPYMQKQRKGIDGPVLINTRQHYGYDIYTLPLDNIDKLIFGDVNETKFGNGADIEKENKEEKGTGPSFYRYTFEADECCDTFINMEGFGKGCVFINGFNLGRFWEVGPQKALYLPGPLIRKGKNEIVVFETEGKAQIELELMDHPSLGPCEQVNP; encoded by the coding sequence ATGAGCGGAATAGAGATCAAAGACAGATTTTATCTAGACGGAGAAGAATTCCATCTTATATCAGGCGCAATACACTATTTCAGAGTAGTGCCACAGTACTGGGAAGACAGGCTGCTTAAGCTGCGCGCAATGGGATGTAATACAGTAGAAACTTATATTCCGTGGAACATGCATGAACCAAAGGAAGGCGAATTTGTCTTTGACGGGATGCTGGATCTTGGTAAGTTCATAGAACTTGCAAAGAGCATAGGGCTATATGTCATCTTACGCCCATCGCCCTACATCTGCGCTGAATGGGAGTTTGGAGGCTTCCCTGCATGGCTTTTAAAAGAAGATGGCATGAAGCTTCGCTGCACATACAAACCATACCTTGATCATGTCAAAAGATATTATGACACACTCATGCCTTACATCAAGAAGTACACATATGATAACGGCGGGCCTGTGATCATGATGCAGATTGAGAACGAGTACGGATACTATGGCGATGATCATGAATACATGAAGTGGCTCTATGACCTTATCAGAAGCTATGGTATAGAAGTACCTCTTTTTACATCAGATGGTCCCTATGATGATGCATTTAGAGGCGGCAAGATCCCTGGAGTACTCCAGACCGGCAATTTTGGCTCACATGCCAAAGAGCGTTTTGATTTTATGAAAAAATATGTAGATGGCCCATTGTCATGCATGGAATTCTGGCTTGGATGGTTCGATGACTGGGGATCAGGCTTCCATCATACAACAAGCGTAGAGCAGAATGTCGAAGACTTTGCATATATGCTTGATAATGGTAATGTAAATATCTACATGTTCCATGGCGGTACTAATTTTGGATTCATGAACGGATCCAACTATTATGACAAGCTGACTCCGGACGTTACAAGCTATGACTACGACGCAGTTCTTACAGAGGACGGACAGATAACCGATAAGTATATAGCTTTTCAAAAAGAAATATCAAAAAGGTATGGACTTCCCGAGGTAGAAGTTCCAAAGCCTGTAAAAAGAAAAGCTTATGGCAAGATCAAAGCAGACGGATACGTATCTCTTTGGGATAGCCTTGATAATATCGCAGACTGGCATGAGAGTGTATATCCTGTTTCTATGGAAAAATTAGGCCAAAGCTACGGCTTTATCCTCTATCATACCCATCTTGACGAGATCCCGAATATGGGCGAGATAAGACTTATGGATGCCAATGACAGAGCAAAAGTGTATGTCGATCATGAGAATATTGCGACCATGTATGACAGGGAGCTCCTTGAAGCAAAGAAGATAGAGCCGCATGTAGAGACTCTTGACAAGGATCTTGACATACTCGTAGAGAATATGGGAAGAGTCAATTTCGGACCATATATGCAGAAACAGCGCAAAGGAATCGACGGCCCTGTACTCATAAACACTCGTCAGCACTACGGCTACGATATCTATACACTGCCTCTTGATAACATCGACAAACTTATCTTTGGAGATGTTAACGAGACCAAATTTGGGAACGGCGCAGATATAGAAAAAGAAAATAAAGAAGAAAAAGGAACAGGCCCCTCTTTTTACAGATATACATTTGAAGCAGATGAATGTTGTGATACCTTCATAAATATGGAAGGCTTTGGCAAGGGATGCGTGTTCATCAACGGATTCAATCTTGGAAGATTCTGGGAAGTGGGACCTCAGAAGGCTCTGTATCTGCCGGGGCCTCTTATCAGGAAGGGAAAAAACGAGATAGTGGTATTTGAAACTGAAGGAAAAGCTCAAATAGAACTGGAACTCATGGACCATCCATCACTTGGCCCCTGCGAACAAGTAAATCCATGA
- a CDS encoding LacI family DNA-binding transcriptional regulator gives MPTDKKITIYEIAKEAGVSPATVSRVLTGNANVKQEKKEKVLELIKKYNFKPSAVARGLSDTKSRIIGIIVADVRNTYYADMYVACENAANKEGYSVMLMNSFGRVDMEIRQLEKLVQWQADAIIHMGGAVDSLTTDPSFAKEVKRLLGSKPLVVTGKLDNTDCYQVRIDAAAAMDMLVQHLVSNGNRRIALVGGRLNVESTYIKYNEFKKLAAELGLESGSLYTDNFGGYGIDEGTASMNELIEKFKKEGAALPEALICINDSTAAGVIKSLRKHGIRIPEDISVVSYDNTDLCEVVEPSLTSVAYDYEKYGKTLVRTAIDVADGLEAKRQILVKPSGLMVRKSSNIRR, from the coding sequence ATGCCAACAGACAAGAAGATAACTATATATGAGATCGCCAAAGAAGCCGGAGTATCTCCTGCCACAGTTTCCCGTGTCCTTACAGGCAATGCCAATGTCAAGCAGGAGAAAAAGGAAAAAGTCTTAGAGCTGATAAAAAAGTACAACTTTAAACCCAGTGCTGTTGCCAGAGGCCTGTCTGATACCAAGAGCCGCATTATAGGAATAATCGTCGCAGATGTAAGAAATACTTACTATGCCGACATGTACGTTGCCTGCGAGAATGCTGCCAATAAGGAAGGCTACAGTGTAATGCTCATGAACTCCTTTGGACGAGTAGATATGGAGATAAGACAGCTTGAGAAGCTTGTTCAGTGGCAGGCTGATGCCATAATCCATATGGGAGGTGCTGTAGACAGCCTTACTACCGACCCGTCTTTTGCCAAAGAAGTAAAGAGACTTCTCGGATCAAAGCCTCTCGTGGTAACTGGTAAACTCGACAATACAGACTGTTATCAGGTCAGGATCGATGCGGCAGCAGCCATGGATATGCTGGTGCAGCATCTGGTATCCAATGGCAACAGAAGGATCGCGCTTGTAGGCGGACGACTTAACGTAGAGTCAACATATATTAAATACAATGAGTTCAAAAAGCTGGCAGCAGAGCTCGGACTTGAAAGCGGAAGTCTCTATACCGACAATTTTGGCGGATACGGAATAGATGAGGGCACTGCATCTATGAATGAACTAATTGAGAAGTTCAAAAAAGAAGGCGCTGCGCTTCCTGAAGCGCTCATCTGCATCAACGACAGCACCGCAGCCGGAGTTATAAAGAGTTTAAGAAAACACGGCATCAGGATACCTGAAGATATATCAGTTGTCAGTTATGATAATACAGACCTGTGCGAAGTAGTAGAGCCTTCGCTGACTTCTGTGGCTTACGATTATGAAAAATATGGTAAAACACTTGTTCGTACAGCAATAGATGTTGCAGATGGTCTTGAGGCAAAGAGACAGATACTTGTAAAGCCATCAGGACTAATGGTCAGAAAATCAAGTAATATAAGACGCTGA
- a CDS encoding glycoside hydrolase family 2 TIM barrel-domain containing protein yields MDTVRAILTDNWKFYYGDEEEAWFKGFDDSTWDDVMIPHDWSVEAPFSKDYSSGTGYLRGGTGWYRCHFKIPSEYEGKNISITFDSVYKNSSVWINSYHIGGRPSGYASFSIDISEYVRYGEQDNVIAVRVRHEDIADSRWFTGSGIVKKVTLSISEKVAPSQYGVWLDTRSIIEDAGKISARIRINNVIENKTNEDKKVRVRCVLEYDTPKEAYENASEEALIELFGEIDAAAHDDSVLKIDGIIDKPHLWSSDIPNIYKLSTYYSVDGGGFYLVDEQKTGIRVISMDPDKGFACNGVSDKLRGVCVHDDGGTLGSAMKKEIWQRRLELLKKAGCNAIRCSHNPHMPELYDLCDVMGFYVMDEAFDEWENAKNKWSHGHNVYPPRHQGYAEDFNEWYERDLVNMIERGRRHPSVILWSIGNEIDYPNDPYVNPMFKEFTGNNDNGKPAREMVYNPDKPDMTRLSEIAKTLTDIVRNTDKTRPATVAAAFPELSAKLGFVDSLDVVGYNYKEHLYEESHRRFPDKVFLGSENGHGIGQWEAVVRNDYICGQFLWTGIDYLGEAHGWPIHGAYSGLINTAGLPKPEYYKRKSLWTSDPFIRIFTLRPDEEKREWISRTRSWNYDKGEKVVVKCYVPIWEKDIVEYGNEDRSSNCADTNANANSNSSLKKCKSSAHIKSVRLYINDRLVGSASKRSDDGSYRFETEFEPGKIEVRAELEDDREIQSNKELASTSNLSYISDIIYTSSLADHAEVSVYDRGDFITGESFEEASSKKGYIYQILVTLKDADGRDVVCQDEEISASVSDNAQVLGLDGGDLADNTDMRSPVRKTYQGRIVIYVRRIGVGKIDLDISFGNYKKHIEL; encoded by the coding sequence ATGGATACCGTAAGAGCAATTCTTACAGACAATTGGAAGTTCTACTATGGGGATGAAGAGGAGGCTTGGTTCAAGGGCTTTGATGACAGCACATGGGATGATGTGATGATCCCTCATGACTGGTCGGTAGAAGCTCCTTTTTCTAAAGACTATTCAAGCGGTACCGGCTACCTTAGAGGCGGAACAGGTTGGTACAGGTGTCATTTCAAAATTCCTTCTGAGTATGAAGGCAAGAATATATCAATTACATTCGATTCCGTTTATAAGAATAGTAGTGTCTGGATCAATTCTTATCATATCGGCGGACGTCCTAGCGGCTATGCATCTTTTTCCATAGATATAAGTGAATATGTAAGATATGGCGAACAAGACAATGTGATCGCGGTAAGAGTGCGCCACGAAGATATAGCAGATTCCAGGTGGTTCACTGGCTCCGGTATTGTCAAAAAAGTCACCCTGTCAATAAGTGAAAAAGTTGCGCCATCACAATACGGAGTGTGGCTTGATACCCGTTCTATTATAGAAGATGCAGGCAAGATATCTGCAAGGATCAGGATCAATAATGTAATCGAAAATAAAACCAATGAAGATAAGAAAGTCAGAGTAAGGTGCGTTCTTGAATATGATACACCAAAAGAAGCGTATGAAAATGCATCGGAAGAAGCTCTGATAGAACTGTTCGGAGAGATAGATGCAGCGGCACATGATGATTCTGTACTTAAAATAGACGGAATAATAGATAAGCCGCATCTATGGTCATCTGATATACCTAATATATACAAATTATCAACATACTATAGTGTAGATGGCGGGGGCTTTTACCTTGTTGATGAGCAGAAAACCGGAATAAGGGTTATATCCATGGATCCTGACAAAGGATTTGCATGTAATGGCGTATCGGATAAGCTCCGGGGAGTATGTGTCCACGATGATGGAGGAACTCTTGGCAGCGCCATGAAAAAGGAGATATGGCAAAGGCGTCTTGAGCTTCTTAAAAAGGCCGGGTGCAATGCCATAAGATGTTCGCACAATCCTCATATGCCGGAATTGTATGACTTGTGCGATGTCATGGGATTCTATGTCATGGACGAAGCCTTTGATGAGTGGGAGAATGCCAAGAATAAGTGGTCTCATGGTCACAATGTGTATCCACCTCGTCATCAGGGATATGCCGAAGACTTTAATGAATGGTATGAAAGAGACCTTGTGAACATGATAGAGCGAGGCAGAAGGCACCCTAGCGTGATCCTCTGGAGCATAGGCAATGAGATCGATTATCCAAACGACCCTTATGTGAATCCCATGTTCAAGGAATTCACAGGCAATAATGATAACGGTAAGCCTGCCAGAGAGATGGTCTATAACCCTGACAAGCCTGACATGACAAGACTATCTGAAATTGCCAAGACTCTTACTGATATAGTCAGAAATACTGACAAGACAAGACCTGCCACAGTAGCTGCAGCCTTCCCGGAGCTGTCCGCAAAGCTTGGATTTGTCGATAGCCTTGATGTTGTAGGTTACAATTATAAAGAGCATCTGTATGAAGAATCACATAGAAGATTCCCTGATAAGGTCTTCCTTGGAAGCGAGAATGGACACGGAATAGGGCAGTGGGAAGCTGTAGTACGTAATGACTACATCTGCGGACAGTTCCTGTGGACAGGGATCGATTATCTGGGAGAAGCTCATGGCTGGCCGATACACGGTGCATATTCCGGCCTTATAAATACAGCAGGACTACCTAAGCCGGAATATTATAAGAGAAAGAGCCTGTGGACATCAGATCCATTTATCAGGATATTCACATTAAGACCTGATGAGGAAAAAAGAGAGTGGATAAGCAGAACACGTTCATGGAATTATGATAAGGGAGAGAAGGTTGTAGTAAAATGCTACGTGCCTATTTGGGAAAAAGATATTGTTGAATATGGCAATGAAGATAGAAGCAGTAATTGTGCCGATACTAATGCAAATGCCAATTCTAATAGTAGCTTAAAAAAATGTAAAAGCAGTGCACATATCAAAAGTGTCAGATTATATATAAATGACAGACTTGTAGGAAGTGCTTCAAAAAGGTCGGATGACGGATCCTACAGATTCGAAACAGAGTTCGAGCCCGGCAAGATAGAGGTAAGAGCAGAGCTTGAAGATGATCGAGAAATACAGAGCAATAAAGAATTAGCATCAACTTCTAATTTGAGCTATATATCAGATATTATATATACATCGTCTCTGGCAGACCATGCTGAAGTATCTGTATATGATAGAGGCGACTTCATTACAGGCGAGAGTTTCGAAGAGGCATCTTCCAAGAAAGGCTATATCTATCAGATTCTTGTAACACTAAAAGACGCAGATGGAAGAGACGTAGTATGCCAGGATGAAGAGATAAGTGCATCAGTATCTGATAATGCGCAGGTACTAGGCCTCGATGGTGGTGATCTTGCAGATAATACCGACATGAGATCACCAGTCAGGAAGACATATCAAGGCAGAATTGTCATATACGTAAGGCGCATAGGCGTAGGTAAGATAGATCTTGATATTTCTTTTGGGAATTACAAAAAACATATTGAACTGTAG